The Christiangramia forsetii KT0803 DNA segment GCTATTAATAAGAATGATCCTGAAGCATATTTCAAAATAATTTCTCTAGCGGGTAGTGATGGTGATTATGAATCTGCTTTACTTTATTTGGAAGATCTACTCAAAACGGGATATTCAGATATGGAATCTCTTTACAGTATAGATGGGGCCTTAGATCTACAGTTTTCATCGGAATATAATCAGATTGTAAAGAAATACCTTGGAGAATCTAAATTCTACAGTGATAATGTTGAGGAGAATTAAACCGATTCTTTTTTCAGCAAGCTTTTTAAAATAAAAAGTAGCGTGCAGGCAACCAGTGCCAGGGCCAACATAGTGTACCACGTGAATTTAAAACCGAAATTATCTATAAGTTGCATCCCTGAGTTATGGCCAAAAATATGGCTTACAGAAAAAGCTATACTGTAAAGTGCCATATAAGAACCTCTTTTCTTTCCGTCAGATCTGTTTAACGCAAAGCTATTAGAAAATGGAAACCCAATCATTTCTCCAATGGTAACTAAAAGCATCCCAACTACGAGAACTCCAACCCAGTCGGTTAAATTGATGACCAGAAAACTTAATCCGGAAAGCAGCGTTCCAAGGATCACATAACTAATTGCAGTAAACCTCTTATTTTCCATAAACTTTATAAGGGGCATTTCGAGCAGAAAAATGGTTAACCCATTCAACCCTAGCAAAAGTCCAATTTCCAATTCATCAAGATTATGATGATTAGCGTAGATTAGCGGCATTGTAGAGAAATACTGAATAAAAATGAATCCAAAGATCATCATAGCTACGATGAATAGTAGATATAATTTATCGCTCATTGCCGTTTTAGCCTGTACTATGATATCATCGTGTTCTTCTTTGGCTCGCTTAGGATGTAAAAGTCTGAGTAAGAGTATTCCTGCTGCAA contains these protein-coding regions:
- a CDS encoding MFS transporter — its product is MLTFFGLGSVTGSWLGGKLTDKIGHYRTMALSLILSSVLFVLLQFPSTFWSICIGIYLVMSAADIFRPAVFVAISAYSKPENRTRSVTLIRLAINLGFSAGPVAGGFIIATAGYNGLFWIDGLTCLAAGILLLRLLHPKRAKEEHDDIIVQAKTAMSDKLYLLFIVAMMIFGFIFIQYFSTMPLIYANHHNLDELEIGLLLGLNGLTIFLLEMPLIKFMENKRFTAISYVILGTLLSGLSFLVINLTDWVGVLVVGMLLVTIGEMIGFPFSNSFALNRSDGKKRGSYMALYSIAFSVSHIFGHNSGMQLIDNFGFKFTWYTMLALALVACTLLFILKSLLKKESV